A region of Streptomyces cinnamoneus DNA encodes the following proteins:
- a CDS encoding aspartate-semialdehyde dehydrogenase: MRIGIVGATGQVGGVMRKILAERKFPVDELRLFASARSAGTTLPWQGTEITVEDAATADYTGLDIVLFSAGGATSRALAEKVAGQGAVVIDNSSAWRRDPEVPLVVSEVNPHAVANRPKGIIANPNCTTMAAMPVLRPLHAEAGLTALIATTYQAVSGSGLAGVAELEGQVCEIGGRAAELTHDGEAVPFPAPGVYKRPIAFNVLPLAGAIVDDGSHETDEEQKLRNESRKILEIPDLKVSGTCVRVPVFSGHSLQVNARFERPISVERAYELLQDAPGVELSEIPTPLQAAGKDVSYVGRIREDETVDHGLALFLSGDNLRKGAALNAVQIAELVAAELRG; encoded by the coding sequence GTGCGGATCGGAATCGTCGGAGCCACCGGTCAGGTCGGCGGAGTCATGCGCAAGATCCTCGCCGAGCGGAAATTCCCGGTCGACGAGCTGCGCCTGTTCGCCTCGGCCCGCTCCGCCGGCACGACCCTGCCCTGGCAGGGCACGGAGATCACCGTCGAGGACGCCGCCACCGCCGACTACACCGGCCTGGACATCGTGCTCTTCTCCGCCGGCGGCGCCACCTCCAGGGCGCTGGCCGAGAAGGTCGCCGGCCAGGGCGCCGTCGTGATCGACAACTCCTCCGCCTGGCGGCGCGACCCCGAGGTGCCGCTGGTCGTCTCCGAGGTCAACCCGCACGCCGTCGCGAACCGCCCCAAGGGCATCATCGCCAACCCGAACTGCACCACGATGGCCGCGATGCCGGTCCTCCGTCCGCTGCACGCCGAGGCGGGGCTGACCGCGCTGATCGCCACCACCTACCAGGCCGTCTCCGGCTCCGGCCTCGCCGGCGTGGCCGAGCTGGAGGGCCAGGTCTGCGAGATCGGCGGCCGCGCGGCCGAGCTGACCCACGACGGCGAGGCCGTGCCGTTCCCCGCGCCGGGCGTCTACAAGCGCCCCATCGCCTTCAACGTGCTCCCGCTGGCCGGCGCGATCGTCGACGACGGCAGCCACGAGACGGACGAGGAGCAGAAGCTCCGCAACGAGTCCCGCAAGATCCTGGAGATCCCGGACCTGAAGGTCTCCGGCACCTGCGTCCGCGTCCCGGTCTTCTCCGGCCACTCGCTCCAGGTCAACGCCCGCTTCGAGCGCCCGATCAGCGTCGAGCGCGCGTACGAGCTGCTCCAGGACGCCCCGGGCGTCGAGCTGTCCGAGATCCCCACCCCCCTCCAGGCGGCGGGCAAGGACGTGTCCTACGTGGGCCGCATCCGCGAGGACGAGACGGTCGACCACGGCCTGGCCCTCTTCCTCTCCGGCGACAACCTCCGCAAGGGCGCGGCGCTCAACGCCGTCCAGATCGCCGAGCTGGTCGCGGCGGAGCTGCGCGGCTGA